The proteins below are encoded in one region of Penicillium psychrofluorescens genome assembly, chromosome: 4:
- a CDS encoding uncharacterized protein (ID:PFLUO_006688-T1.cds;~source:funannotate), with protein MDLASSKESSLKQACDNCRRRKIKCNRGLPACDKCQRLLLSCSYSDVLRRKGPKFRTLYPLAPVHPLSARHGTGRPPEQRLYGTENDIFPDQGSTYGLSSPTSPVFGVPDQQYSIPDGSDTFSQLPPSELVSSPDSTDSAYGSANSHALPHARRLSPQILLAHVNVYLKYLFPIMPVVRSEQLQRDSHQPERLSPQRYAFLASLCAATHIQLKLDGDTPVPEPSRLQSMGEGHCLMSGEELLTEAVRARRECDIVESLNIESLLTSFFLFATYGNLDKQDHAWFYLCQATSMAFTLGLHRESTYAEWNVEEAEEKRRIFWLLFITERGYALQQAKPVMLRSSIHKPQVLCSEDPILAYGFINLINIFEKLTASLYDWLSAGGGDGLLERPPTSAIQSNLCKPVVLDGVLEIQQVDILVTQQWLQAMMWKLSMSRATQPGSRDEAVIPFHLPVLVGKAVMSVIGTASQGAVDAHGIGMEQKLFDMGSSVADVTNSLGPKGMHRLAESTVDPRELLWGILHTLSQIRGSPSYLFPTLLERCKTVLGLDCTITTGNWLPGLGQASPDDLATWTAERSSWYLAAANHDDIQNISEVESDGARADMPAIRPDMSSKMRFQNDVY; from the exons ATCCCCTCGCCCCCGTCCACCCACTCTCGGCCCGGCATGGCACCGGCCGGCCTCCGGAACAACGACTGTACGGCACCGAAAACGATATCTTTCCCGATCAGGGATCGACATACGGTTTAAGCTCACCCACATCGCCTGTGTTTGGCGTGCCGGACCAGCAATATTCCATCCCGGACGGCTCCGACACGTTCTCGCAGCTCCCGCCGTCAGAACTGGTTTCCTCGCCGGACTCGACAGACTCGGCTTATGGGTCAGCGAATAGCCATGCCCTCCCTCACGCCCGCCGCCTGTCACCGCAAATTTTGCTCGCGCACGTAAATGTCTATCTCAAGTATCTCTTTCCCATCATGCCGGTTGTGCGCAgcgagcagctgcagcgggACAGCCATCAGCCGGAGCGCCTGTCCCCTCAGCGGTATGCGTTCCTGGCGTCTCTGTGCGCAGCTACACACATTCAATTGAAGCTGGATGGGGACACGCCTGTTCCCGAGCCGAGCCGGCTGCAAAGCATGGGTGAAGGCCATTGCTTGATGTCCGGAGAAGAGCTACTCACCGAAGCCGTGCGGGCACGGCGCGAATGTGACATTGTGGAGAGTTTGAACATCGAGAGTCTGTTGACCTCattcttcctttttgctACATACGGCAATCTGGATAAACAAGATCATGCGTGGTTCTATCTGTGCCAAGCCACTTCTATGGCGTTCACCTTGGGCCTGCACCGTGAGTCAACGTATGCGGAGTGGAATGTGGAAGAGGCCGAAGAGAAGCGGCGTATATTCTGGCTTCTATTTATCACAGAAAG AGGCTATGCTCTCCAGCAAGCCAAACCAGTGATGCTGCGCAGCTCCATCCACAAGCCACAGGTGCTCTGCTCTGAAGACCCTATCCTTGCATACGGCTTCATCAACCTgatcaacatcttcgagaAACTCACCGCAAGCCTGTATGATTGGCTGTCCGccggcggaggagatggactCTTAGAGAGACCCCCCACGTCCGCCATCCAGTCCAATCTCTGCAAACCCGTCGTGCTGGACGGGGTGCTTGAGATCCAACAGGTTGACATCCTGGTCACGCAGCAGTGGCTGCAGGCCATGATGTGGAAGCTCTCTATGAGTCGAGCCACGCAGCCCGGCTCGCGCGACGAGGCGGtcattccatttcatttACCCGTGCTCGTGGGCAAGGCCGTGATGAGTGTGATCGGGACTGCATCGCAGGGTGCGGTGGATGCACATGGAATAGGAATG GAGCAAAAGCTATTCGACATGGGATCCTCCGTTGCCGACGTGACAAACTCCCTCGGGCCGAAGGGCATGCACCGCCTGGCTGAGTCAACTGTTGACCCTCGCGAGCTGCTCTGGGGAATTCTTCATACCCTCTCGCAAATCCGAGGTTCGCCATCATACCTATTCCCGACACTGCTGGAACGCTGCAAGACCGTGCTGGGCCTGGACTGTACCATCACCACGGGAAACTGGCTACCTGGTTTGGGTCAGGCCTCGCCGGATGATCTGGCCACATGGACTGCTGAGAGGAGTAGCTGGTATTTGGCGGCTGCTAACCATGACGATATCCAGAACATCAGTGAGGTGGAGAGTGACGGGGCCCGGGCTGATATGCCCGCGATACGGCCGGACATGTCATCGAAGATGAGGTTTCAAAATGATGTGTACTGA
- a CDS encoding uncharacterized protein (ID:PFLUO_006687-T1.cds;~source:funannotate), producing MAAPLRPMSNLAPRLLLAGRPATRPTRTTLLQHHHHHERRTAATPQARTHSTTSSVSASELTHFSALASSWWDPMGPSRILHLMNPLRHEFIASCLADSSPSPSSPAKADLHYLDIGCGGGIFAESLARTIPTDPDAAAPTPTRAASMTAIDPSTNLIQIARDHARMDPAVDAHLRSGKFKYLNTTLEDVLATTPSSSTSSPSSPLSPSPSAPTASPKQYDMVTLFEVLEHIDPQTSTPLTFLTNCLRALKPGGWLIGSTISRTLPSFLLNQVVAEAPWPIGVVPRGTHEWSKFVNPPEVRAWLQEGLMRGGDGVAGRGGQGLLEGMQWRCVGAVYVPGFGWKMVPGSEDWGNYFWAVRKGV from the coding sequence ATGGCCGCCCCCCTCCGACCCATGTCCAATCTGGCCcctcgccttctccttgcaGGCCGGCCAGCAACAAGACCAACCCGAACAACATTGCtccagcatcatcaccaccatgaacGAAGAACAGCAGCAACCCCCCAAGCTCGAACTCACAGCACCAcatcctccgtctccgcctCCGAACTCACGCACTTCTCCGCCCTCGCCAGCTCCTGGTGGGACCCAATGGGCCCGTCGCGCATCCTGCACCTCATGAACCCGCTCCGCCACGAATTCATCGCCTCCTGCCTCGCCGactcctctccctctccctcatcccCCGCAAAGGCAGACCTGCACTACCTCGACATaggctgcggcggcgggatCTTCGCCGAATCGCTCGCGCGCACCATCCCCACCGATCCCGACGCCGCTGCACCGACCCCCACGCGCGCAGCCTCCATGACGGCTATTGACCCCTCAACGAACCTGATCCAGATCGCGCGCGACCATGCACGCATGGATCCGGCCGTCGACGCACATCTCAGGAGCGGCAAGTTCAAGTATCTAAATACCACGCTGGAAGATGTTCTCGCAACtacaccctcctcctcgacctcctcgccttcatctccacTATCCCCGTCTCCATCAGCTCCAACCGCATCCCCAAAACAATACGACATGGTCACCCTCTTCGAAGTCCTCGAACACATCGACCCCCAAACCTCGACCCCATTAACATTCCTAACAAACTGCCTCCGCGCCCTCAAACCGGGCGGCTGGCTAATCGgctcgaccatctcgcgCACACTCCCGTCATTCCTGCTGAACCAGGTTGTCGCCGAAGCTCCGTGGCCTATTGGCGTCGTGCCGCGCGGGACGCATGAGTGGAGCAAGTTTGTTAATCCGCCTGAAGTGCGTGCGTGGTTGCAGGAGGGACTGATGcggggtggtgatggtgtggCTGGGAGGGGTGGGCAGGGTTTGTTGGAGGGGATGCAGTGGAGGTGTGTTGGTGCGGTTTATGTGCCTGGATTTGGATGGAAGATGGTGCCTGGGTCGGAGGATTGGGGGAATTATTTTTGGGCTGTTAGGAAGGGGGTTTAA